GGGCCCGGCGACGCGGCGCTCCTTGATGCCGACGCGGCTCTGGATCCACTCGTCGGTGGTGTCGATGGTCTTGGCGAGGTCGTCGTTGGTGACGACCCCCGCCGGCTGGTAGGCGCCGAACGCCAGCACCCTGGCGCCGGGAGCGCCCCGCAGGATCCTCACGCGGTGGTCTCCTTGCTGATGAGGTCGCGGGCGGCGTCGAGGTCGCCCGGGGTCTTGAGGGCGACCGTCGCGACGCCGGGCAGCGCGCGTCTGGCGATGCCGGTGAGGGTGCCTCCGGGGACGAGCTCGATCATGGCGGTCACGCCGAGCTCCGCCATCGTGGCCATGCAGCGGTCCCAGCGGACCGGCCGGGCCACCTGCTCGGCCAGGCGCCGCAGGAACTCCTCGCCGCGCGGCACGGCCGCGCCGTCGGCGTTGGACAGCAGGACGGGCCCGGGGTCGGCCGGCGTGAGGCCGGCCGCGGCCTCGCGCAACTGCTCGACCGCCGGAGCCATGTGGACCGTGTGGAACGCGCCGGCCACCGCGAGCGGACGCAGGCGCGCGCGGGCCGGGGGAGCCTCCGCGAACGCGGCCAGCTCATCGAGCGTGCCGGCCGCGACGATCTGCCCCGCGGCGTTGAC
The window above is part of the Sphaerisporangium rubeum genome. Proteins encoded here:
- a CDS encoding acyltransferase domain-containing protein; amino-acid sequence: MLVIVAPGQGAQTPGFLTPWLETPGLRDRLSAWSEVAGLDLIAYGTTAGADEIRDTAVAQPLLVAAALASAEALLDGSPLPAAVVAGHSVGEFAAAALAGVLTAEQALGLVRERGQAMAKAAAVTETGMTAVLGGDEQEVLAALDKHGLTPANVNAAGQIVAAGTLDELAAFAEAPPARARLRPLAVAGAFHTVHMAPAVEQLREAAAGLTPADPGPVLLSNADGAAVPRGEEFLRRLAEQVARPVRWDRCMATMAELGVTAMIELVPGGTLTGIARRALPGVATVALKTPGDLDAARDLISKETTA